A single region of the Geobacillus subterraneus genome encodes:
- the pulA gene encoding type I pullulanase yields MLHIHRTFVAYLDGMDQLTVLVPKSCRPDGMTPFAMVAPGGEEIPLAVQQTEELGDAVKYVCRFSSAFTFGSTYWVRTRSGEMTDVQIGAVVRTRAFDDQFFYEGKLGVDYTKEQTVFRVWAPTATAVNVKLIAPDRNDVRYVPLERGERGVWSAAVPGDWERTYYTYVACINRVWREAVDPYATAVSINGEYGVVIDWEKTRLAPSAHPLPPLASPTDAVIYEVSIRDFTSHPDSGAVHKGKYLGLAEADTSGPNGTSTGLSYLKELGVTHVQLMPFTDFAGVDERDPQAAYNWGYNPLHLYAPEGSYATDPTDPYARIVELKQMIRTLHENGLRVVMDAVYNHVYDREQSSLEKLVPGYYFRYDVYGQPANGTGVGNDIASERRMVRRWIVDSVTFWAKEYGIDGFRFDLMGVHDMETMKAVRDALDAVDPSILVYGEGWDLPTPLAPEQKATMANAGQLPRLAYFNDRFRDTVKGSTFHLPERGFALGERGGREQAKTAIAGSLRALGGLFCHPLQSVNYVECHDNHTFWDKMAVANGHESETVRRKRQKLATAIVLLAQGIPFLHSGQEFYRTKGGDGNSYQAPDEVNRIDWERKSRYEHDVRYVQGLIALRRAHGAFRLATEAEVLRHFVFLEPTPPSVIAYRLRDVAVYGPWAEIIVIHHHEEKRETILLPDEGEWDVVCDGERSGTTPLWRVRRALDLDGIGTWVLVRAEAINAR; encoded by the coding sequence ATGCTTCACATTCACCGAACGTTTGTCGCCTATTTGGACGGGATGGATCAACTCACCGTGCTTGTGCCGAAGTCGTGTCGCCCGGACGGGATGACGCCGTTTGCGATGGTGGCGCCAGGCGGGGAGGAAATTCCGCTTGCTGTGCAGCAGACCGAGGAGTTAGGGGATGCGGTAAAATATGTCTGTCGCTTTTCGTCTGCCTTCACGTTTGGGTCGACGTACTGGGTTCGCACTCGTTCAGGGGAGATGACCGATGTGCAAATCGGTGCTGTCGTGCGGACGCGGGCGTTTGATGATCAGTTTTTTTACGAAGGGAAGCTGGGAGTGGACTATACGAAGGAACAAACGGTGTTCCGCGTCTGGGCTCCGACGGCTACCGCGGTCAACGTCAAGTTGATCGCCCCGGATCGCAACGATGTCCGTTATGTGCCGCTTGAGCGCGGAGAGCGCGGCGTATGGTCAGCCGCCGTCCCCGGCGATTGGGAACGAACGTATTACACGTATGTGGCCTGCATTAACCGTGTCTGGCGCGAGGCGGTCGATCCGTATGCGACGGCTGTTTCCATCAACGGTGAGTATGGCGTTGTCATCGACTGGGAAAAGACGCGGCTCGCTCCGTCCGCTCATCCGCTGCCGCCGCTCGCATCGCCGACTGACGCCGTTATTTACGAGGTGAGCATCCGTGATTTTACGAGCCACCCGGACAGCGGTGCCGTCCATAAAGGGAAGTATCTCGGATTGGCTGAAGCGGACACAAGCGGGCCGAACGGGACGTCGACCGGGCTTTCCTATTTAAAAGAGCTAGGTGTCACCCATGTGCAGCTGATGCCGTTTACCGATTTTGCCGGGGTCGATGAACGCGATCCGCAAGCGGCGTATAACTGGGGATACAATCCACTTCATCTATATGCACCGGAAGGGAGTTATGCAACCGATCCGACCGATCCGTACGCGCGCATTGTTGAACTAAAACAAATGATCCGCACGTTGCACGAAAACGGCTTGCGCGTTGTGATGGATGCGGTGTACAACCACGTCTACGACCGGGAGCAGTCATCGCTTGAGAAGCTCGTTCCCGGGTATTACTTCCGCTACGATGTGTACGGCCAGCCGGCCAACGGCACCGGCGTCGGCAACGACATCGCCTCGGAGCGGCGGATGGTGCGCCGCTGGATCGTCGATTCGGTCACGTTTTGGGCGAAAGAGTACGGCATTGATGGATTTCGCTTCGATTTGATGGGCGTGCATGATATGGAGACGATGAAGGCGGTGCGTGACGCCCTCGATGCGGTCGATCCATCGATCCTCGTGTATGGGGAAGGGTGGGACTTGCCGACACCGCTTGCGCCGGAGCAAAAAGCGACGATGGCCAACGCCGGGCAGCTGCCGCGCCTTGCCTATTTCAATGACCGGTTTCGCGATACGGTGAAAGGAAGCACGTTCCACTTGCCTGAACGCGGTTTTGCCCTTGGCGAACGAGGCGGACGCGAGCAGGCGAAAACGGCCATCGCCGGCAGTTTGCGGGCGCTAGGCGGGCTGTTTTGTCATCCGCTTCAATCGGTGAACTACGTCGAATGTCATGACAATCATACGTTCTGGGATAAAATGGCGGTCGCGAATGGCCATGAATCGGAAACGGTAAGGCGCAAACGGCAAAAGCTTGCCACGGCGATCGTTCTGTTGGCGCAAGGCATTCCGTTTTTGCATAGCGGCCAAGAGTTTTACCGGACAAAAGGCGGAGACGGCAACAGCTATCAGGCGCCTGATGAGGTCAACCGGATCGATTGGGAGCGGAAAAGCCGCTATGAACATGACGTTCGCTATGTTCAAGGACTGATCGCTCTTCGCCGGGCGCACGGCGCGTTTCGCCTCGCGACAGAAGCGGAGGTGTTGCGCCATTTCGTGTTTTTGGAACCGACCCCGCCGTCTGTGATCGCCTATCGGCTGCGCGATGTCGCCGTCTATGGGCCGTGGGCGGAAATCATCGTCATTCACCATCACGAAGAAAAGCGAGAGACGATTCTTCTTCCGGATGAAGGAGAGTGGGACGTCGTTTGCGACGGGGAACGAAGCGGGACGACTCCGCTCTGGCGGGTGCGCCGTGCTCTTGACCTTGACGGCATCGGCACATGGGTGCTTGTCAGAGCAGAAGCGATCAATGCCCGCTGA
- a CDS encoding YtnP family quorum-quenching lactonase: MEQLKVGQVTLTWLNGGVTHLDGGAMFGVVPKPLWSKKYPPNDNNQIELRTDPILVEAGGKRLLIESGIGNGKLTDKQKRNFGVTEESSLDESLAALRLTRDDIDVVIMTHLHFDHACGLTVWEDGRLVPAFPRAAIITSDVEWEEMRAPNIRSRNTYWKENWEPIADQVIPFTKETEVVSGIRLIHTGGHSAGHAIVLIESDREMAIHLGDLLGTHAHQNVLWVMAYDDYPMDSIFAKQRWLSYGIERNAWFTFYHDAYYRAVKWREDGAIAEQVKRNRPSL; this comes from the coding sequence ATGGAACAGTTAAAAGTCGGACAAGTGACATTAACATGGTTAAACGGAGGCGTCACACATCTTGACGGCGGGGCGATGTTTGGCGTCGTGCCGAAACCGCTTTGGTCGAAAAAATATCCGCCGAATGACAACAATCAAATTGAGCTGCGCACCGACCCGATTTTGGTCGAAGCGGGCGGCAAACGGCTGCTCATTGAGTCCGGCATCGGCAACGGCAAGCTGACTGACAAGCAAAAGCGCAATTTCGGCGTCACCGAGGAATCGTCGCTTGACGAGTCGCTCGCTGCGCTTCGGTTAACGCGCGACGATATTGATGTTGTCATCATGACCCATCTTCATTTTGATCACGCATGCGGGCTGACGGTTTGGGAAGACGGGCGGCTTGTGCCGGCGTTTCCGCGCGCAGCGATCATCACATCGGACGTTGAATGGGAGGAAATGCGCGCGCCCAACATCCGCTCGCGCAATACGTATTGGAAAGAAAATTGGGAGCCGATTGCCGACCAAGTCATTCCGTTTACGAAAGAAACGGAAGTCGTCTCCGGCATTCGTCTCATACATACCGGCGGTCATAGCGCCGGCCATGCGATCGTGTTGATTGAATCGGATAGGGAGATGGCGATCCACCTCGGCGATTTGCTCGGCACGCATGCCCATCAAAACGTCCTTTGGGTGATGGCGTATGACGATTACCCGATGGACTCGATTTTTGCCAAACAGCGGTGGCTTTCGTACGGCATCGAGCGGAACGCGTGGTTTACGTTTTACCATGATGCCTATTACCGCGCGGTCAAATGGCGGGAAGACGGTGCGATTGCGGAACAGGTGAAGCGCAACCGGCCGTCGCTATAA
- a CDS encoding YtzH-like family protein has product MPLDHSHQLTVLRDILSEHQLDCCGTVSECEQIERLVKSLLANDEVSTNVKQILPNIYAYGQGGKYSPDVNAHISAHQAQLADWVNELS; this is encoded by the coding sequence ATGCCGCTCGACCATAGCCACCAATTGACCGTGCTCCGCGATATTTTATCTGAACACCAACTGGATTGCTGCGGAACGGTTTCCGAATGTGAACAAATCGAACGGCTCGTCAAGTCGCTGCTCGCCAACGACGAGGTGAGCACGAATGTCAAGCAAATTCTTCCGAACATTTACGCCTACGGCCAAGGCGGAAAATACAGCCCCGATGTAAACGCCCATATTTCCGCTCATCAAGCCCAACTCGCCGATTGGGTGAACGAGCTGTCATAA
- the trmB gene encoding tRNA (guanosine(46)-N7)-methyltransferase TrmB → MRLRNKPWAKEKIAAYPQYVIPDPETKRGRWHELFGNDRPIHIEIGTGKGKFITEMARLHPDVNFIGIELYPSVLVSALDKLIEGELPNVRLLNANAKDLAAFFADGEIARLYLNFSDPWPKKRHEKRRLTYREFLALYDRILSADGDIHLKTDNQSFFEYSLVSLSQYGFVLAAVQLDLHRSDVVGNVMTEYEEKFSAKGNRIYRCEALRPPKRP, encoded by the coding sequence ATGCGTTTGCGCAACAAACCGTGGGCGAAAGAAAAGATCGCCGCTTACCCTCAGTATGTCATCCCTGACCCGGAAACGAAGCGCGGGCGGTGGCATGAGCTGTTTGGCAACGACCGGCCGATCCATATTGAAATCGGCACCGGAAAAGGCAAATTTATTACCGAAATGGCGAGGCTGCATCCTGACGTCAATTTTATCGGCATTGAGCTGTACCCGAGCGTGCTCGTGTCAGCGCTCGATAAGCTGATCGAGGGCGAGCTGCCCAACGTGCGGCTGCTCAATGCCAATGCGAAAGATCTTGCCGCCTTTTTTGCCGACGGAGAAATCGCGCGCCTTTACTTGAATTTTTCCGATCCATGGCCGAAAAAGCGGCACGAGAAACGGCGGCTCACTTATCGGGAGTTTTTGGCGCTCTATGACCGCATTTTGTCGGCGGACGGGGACATTCATTTGAAGACGGACAATCAGTCGTTTTTTGAATATTCGCTTGTCAGCTTGTCGCAATATGGGTTTGTGCTCGCGGCGGTCCAATTGGATTTGCATCGGAGCGATGTCGTCGGCAACGTCATGACCGAGTATGAAGAAAAGTTTTCTGCGAAAGGAAACCGCATTTACCGCTGCGAGGCGCTGCGCCCGCCCAAGCGGCCATAA
- a CDS encoding M42 family metallopeptidase — protein MNEETRQLFQTLTELPGAPGHEHAVRQFMRKELAKYADEIVQDRLGSIFGVKRGDETGPTVMVAGHMDEVGFMVTAITDNGMIRFQPLGGWWNQVLLAQRVQIITNDGPVVGVIGSIPPHLLDEEQRNKPMEIKQMLIDIGAESREDAERIGIRPGQPIVPVSPFTVLANGKTVMAKAWDNRFGCGLAIELLKELKEETVPNVLYAGATVQEEVGLRGAQTAATMINPDIFFALEASPANDMSGDKQAFGQIGKGALVRLYDRTMVTHRGMREFVLDTAEALDVPYQFFISPGGGTDAGRVHIANRGVPSAVIGLCARYIHTHAAIIHVDDYAAAKALIVELVKRCDRATVEAIRANS, from the coding sequence ATGAACGAAGAAACACGGCAACTGTTTCAAACGCTGACCGAACTGCCGGGGGCGCCGGGCCATGAACACGCGGTGCGGCAGTTTATGCGCAAAGAGCTCGCCAAATACGCCGATGAGATCGTGCAAGACCGTCTCGGCAGCATTTTCGGCGTCAAGCGCGGCGACGAGACGGGCCCGACGGTGATGGTGGCCGGCCATATGGATGAGGTCGGATTTATGGTCACGGCGATTACCGACAACGGTATGATCCGCTTTCAACCGCTCGGTGGCTGGTGGAACCAAGTGCTGCTCGCCCAGCGCGTGCAAATTATCACGAACGACGGGCCGGTCGTCGGTGTCATCGGCTCGATTCCGCCGCACTTGCTCGATGAGGAGCAGCGGAATAAACCGATGGAAATCAAACAGATGCTCATCGACATCGGCGCGGAAAGCCGTGAGGACGCCGAGCGGATCGGCATTCGTCCGGGGCAGCCGATCGTGCCGGTCAGCCCGTTCACGGTGCTGGCGAACGGGAAGACGGTGATGGCGAAAGCGTGGGACAACCGGTTCGGCTGCGGGCTCGCCATCGAGCTGTTAAAAGAGCTGAAAGAGGAAACGGTGCCGAACGTGTTGTATGCCGGCGCCACGGTGCAAGAGGAAGTTGGGCTGCGCGGGGCGCAGACGGCGGCAACGATGATCAACCCGGACATCTTCTTCGCCCTTGAGGCGAGCCCGGCGAACGACATGTCTGGCGACAAACAAGCGTTTGGCCAGATCGGCAAAGGAGCGCTCGTCCGTTTGTACGACCGGACGATGGTGACGCACCGCGGCATGCGCGAGTTCGTGCTCGACACAGCGGAAGCGCTTGATGTCCCGTATCAATTTTTCATTTCTCCCGGTGGAGGAACGGACGCCGGGCGGGTTCATATCGCGAACCGCGGCGTGCCGTCGGCGGTCATCGGCCTTTGCGCCCGCTATATTCATACGCATGCGGCGATCATTCACGTCGATGATTATGCGGCGGCGAAAGCGCTCATCGTTGAGCTCGTCAAACGGTGCGACCGGGCGACGGTCGAAGCGATCCGCGCCAACAGCTAA
- the ytpR gene encoding YtpR family tRNA-binding protein — translation MNVFYNREGIGDVLLVSLKPTADEERAFTKQGDVVRIVSERTGETVGYNIFSASSYYPFSGNGPLEVNEELVGIINDILAKNGCDERMEADLSPKFVVGYVKEKAKHPNADQLSVCQVDVGDEVLQIVCGAPNVAEGQKVVVAKIGAVMPSGLVIQESELRGVRSSGMICSARELGLPNAPQEKGILVLSDEYEVGQPFTF, via the coding sequence ATGAACGTGTTCTACAACCGTGAAGGGATCGGTGATGTGCTGCTCGTATCGCTAAAGCCGACGGCTGACGAGGAGCGGGCGTTTACAAAACAAGGAGACGTCGTCCGCATCGTTTCTGAGCGCACCGGCGAGACGGTCGGCTATAACATTTTTTCCGCTTCTTCCTACTATCCGTTTTCAGGAAACGGTCCGCTGGAAGTGAACGAGGAACTCGTCGGCATCATCAATGATATTTTGGCGAAAAACGGCTGTGACGAACGGATGGAAGCGGACTTGTCGCCGAAATTCGTCGTCGGGTATGTGAAGGAAAAAGCGAAGCATCCGAACGCTGATCAGTTGAGCGTCTGCCAAGTCGATGTCGGCGATGAGGTGCTGCAAATCGTCTGCGGGGCGCCGAATGTCGCCGAAGGGCAAAAAGTCGTCGTCGCGAAAATCGGCGCGGTCATGCCAAGCGGTCTCGTCATTCAAGAAAGCGAGCTGCGCGGCGTCCGGTCATCGGGCATGATTTGCTCGGCGCGTGAGCTCGGGCTGCCGAACGCTCCGCAAGAAAAAGGGATTCTTGTGCTCTCCGATGAGTATGAGGTGGGGCAACCGTTCACGTTTTAA
- a CDS encoding DUF1444 domain-containing protein, whose amino-acid sequence MNSRQMYEMIKERLATYPHWTFHFDAQQDTMRIEDRRTKKGVTISLPGVIAKWHEQKDEAVREIIYYVEETLKTMEEAATLSGNERNIYPVIRSTSFPTETKEGVPLLYDDHTAETRVYYALDRGKTYRLIDERMIESERWSRDRVKEIARFNVRSLPAPVKEDRVAGNVFYFVNTNDGYDASRILNDAFLAEMHTRIEGTMALAVPHQDVLILADLRNEIGYDVLAQMTMSFFAGGRVPITALSFLYENGKLEPIFILGKKRRT is encoded by the coding sequence ATGAACAGCCGGCAAATGTATGAAATGATCAAGGAACGTCTCGCAACTTATCCGCACTGGACGTTCCACTTTGATGCCCAACAAGACACGATGCGCATCGAAGACCGCCGCACGAAAAAAGGGGTGACGATCTCGCTTCCCGGCGTGATCGCCAAGTGGCACGAACAAAAAGACGAAGCGGTGCGCGAAATCATTTATTACGTGGAAGAAACGCTGAAAACGATGGAGGAAGCGGCAACGCTTTCCGGAAACGAACGGAACATTTATCCCGTCATTCGCTCGACGTCGTTTCCGACCGAAACGAAAGAAGGCGTTCCGCTCCTTTATGATGATCATACGGCGGAAACGCGTGTTTACTACGCGCTTGATCGAGGGAAAACGTACCGCTTGATTGACGAACGAATGATCGAGAGCGAGCGATGGAGCCGCGACCGGGTGAAAGAGATCGCCCGTTTCAACGTTCGCTCGCTGCCGGCGCCGGTGAAAGAAGACCGCGTCGCCGGCAACGTGTTTTATTTTGTCAACACGAACGACGGCTATGATGCGAGCCGAATCCTAAACGATGCGTTTTTGGCCGAAATGCACACGCGCATCGAAGGAACGATGGCGTTGGCCGTTCCGCATCAAGACGTGCTCATTCTTGCCGATTTGCGCAATGAGATCGGCTACGATGTGCTCGCGCAAATGACGATGAGCTTTTTTGCCGGCGGTCGCGTGCCGATCACGGCGCTGTCCTTTTTATACGAAAACGGCAAACTCGAACCGATTTTCATTTTAGGAAAAAAACGGAGAACGTAA
- a CDS encoding DUF84 family protein, whose product MKTIAVGTKNEAKIAAVRAVFGETDDRIIPLEVPSGVSAQPLSDEETRRGAIERAKRALEAAEADIGIGLEGGVMNIDGQWWLCNWGALVDRNGVTVAAGGARLALPPEIGTGLETGRELGELMEEYTGRRNIRTKEGAVGVFTNGRIDRAAMFSHIVALLAGQYEFFCQNGPFTV is encoded by the coding sequence ATGAAGACAATTGCGGTCGGAACGAAGAACGAAGCGAAAATCGCCGCCGTCCGCGCGGTGTTCGGGGAGACGGACGATCGCATCATTCCGCTTGAGGTGCCCTCAGGCGTCTCCGCTCAGCCCCTTTCGGACGAAGAAACGCGGCGTGGCGCGATCGAGCGTGCCAAGCGGGCGCTGGAAGCGGCAGAGGCGGACATCGGCATCGGGCTTGAGGGAGGTGTGATGAACATCGACGGGCAATGGTGGCTTTGCAACTGGGGAGCGCTCGTTGACCGAAACGGCGTGACGGTCGCGGCCGGCGGCGCGCGCCTCGCCTTGCCGCCGGAGATCGGCACCGGGCTTGAGACGGGGCGCGAGCTCGGCGAACTGATGGAGGAGTATACAGGGCGGCGGAATATCCGCACAAAGGAAGGGGCGGTCGGCGTATTTACGAACGGACGCATCGACCGCGCGGCGATGTTTTCCCATATCGTCGCGCTGTTGGCTGGCCAATACGAATTTTTTTGTCAAAACGGTCCGTTCACGGTATGA
- a CDS encoding phosphotransferase family protein has product MEQLLGKEWEITPAGGATGDAYFAEYEGKKLFLKRNSSPFLAVLSAEGIVPKLVWTKRLENGDVFTAQQWLNGRELKPHEMGSEQVAALLRKIHGSKELVTMLKRLGKTPLHPGKMFAALAERQRCHPIGAAAVREALGWLGERVSLLPDDQYVVCHCDINHNNWLLADDGTLYLIDWDGAVIADPAIDIGMLLHLYIPRAEWEAWLHQYGASWTEGLALRLKWYAIAHTLHSLFWPKGKDSEKEREQSLQLLQYIIAEQ; this is encoded by the coding sequence TTGGAACAGTTACTAGGTAAGGAGTGGGAGATCACTCCGGCTGGCGGTGCAACAGGGGATGCGTATTTTGCCGAATATGAAGGGAAGAAGCTGTTTTTGAAACGGAACTCTTCCCCGTTTCTCGCCGTATTGTCGGCCGAGGGGATCGTCCCGAAGCTCGTCTGGACGAAACGGCTCGAAAACGGCGATGTGTTTACGGCCCAGCAATGGCTGAACGGCCGGGAGCTGAAGCCGCATGAAATGGGAAGCGAACAGGTGGCGGCGTTGTTGCGGAAAATTCATGGCTCCAAAGAGCTGGTGACGATGCTTAAGCGGCTCGGTAAAACGCCGCTCCACCCCGGAAAGATGTTCGCTGCGCTCGCCGAGCGGCAGCGATGCCACCCGATCGGCGCTGCGGCCGTTCGTGAAGCGCTCGGCTGGCTGGGAGAGCGCGTGTCGTTATTGCCTGATGATCAATATGTCGTTTGCCACTGTGACATTAACCATAACAATTGGCTGCTTGCCGATGACGGAACGTTGTACTTAATCGATTGGGACGGAGCCGTCATTGCGGATCCGGCCATTGACATCGGCATGCTGCTTCATTTATACATTCCGCGGGCCGAGTGGGAAGCGTGGCTTCATCAGTACGGGGCCTCATGGACGGAGGGGCTTGCCCTCCGCCTGAAATGGTATGCGATCGCCCATACGCTGCATTCCTTGTTTTGGCCGAAAGGGAAGGACAGCGAAAAGGAAAGGGAACAGTCATTGCAGTTATTGCAGTACATTATCGCGGAACAATAG
- a CDS encoding NERD domain-containing protein yields the protein MGQLVKLRDYISRYETDVYYYVPEFIRLKQWQWEQAKSRWEAERNAGIPLQTGAEETWDFLLDKPSWWERLAKRWRRVPAEEEEPPAEARASRAATVEELKRQFLDELFQLQLKWASSTMTHASPFDDALYGDETLKYFLQRFPDTYLCFYRPVAMAGKALVELETIILTPAAAWCIAFVEGKTDNVVIASTGRFWTERAGTEETKRVNPVVSLRRTEQVVSDVFQKHRIDWPIHLVLLNRYGYIDHGHLFPFLHYIDKRNYEQWFSRLRRSALPLRHQQLKAAAALLGQCASFYSRRLDGNICSEERQQ from the coding sequence ATGGGACAGCTCGTAAAGCTGCGGGATTACATCTCCCGCTATGAAACGGATGTGTATTATTATGTACCGGAATTTATCCGGCTGAAACAATGGCAGTGGGAACAGGCGAAATCCCGGTGGGAAGCGGAGCGTAACGCCGGCATACCCCTCCAAACGGGAGCGGAAGAAACGTGGGATTTTTTGCTTGACAAGCCGTCGTGGTGGGAACGGCTTGCAAAGAGGTGGCGCCGCGTCCCGGCGGAGGAGGAAGAGCCGCCAGCTGAGGCGAGGGCCAGCCGGGCGGCCACCGTTGAGGAGCTGAAGCGGCAATTTCTTGATGAATTGTTTCAGCTCCAGCTGAAATGGGCGAGTTCGACGATGACGCACGCTTCTCCGTTTGACGACGCGCTGTATGGCGATGAAACGTTGAAATATTTTTTGCAGCGGTTTCCGGATACCTATTTATGTTTTTACCGCCCGGTTGCTATGGCCGGCAAGGCGCTCGTCGAGCTCGAGACGATCATCCTTACGCCGGCGGCGGCTTGGTGCATTGCCTTTGTCGAGGGAAAGACGGACAATGTGGTGATCGCCTCCACAGGCCGGTTTTGGACGGAGCGGGCCGGAACCGAAGAAACCAAGCGGGTGAACCCGGTCGTGTCACTGCGGCGGACAGAACAGGTCGTTTCCGATGTTTTTCAAAAACATCGAATCGATTGGCCGATCCATCTCGTGCTGTTAAACCGCTATGGCTATATTGACCACGGCCATCTTTTTCCGTTTCTTCACTATATCGATAAACGAAATTATGAACAATGGTTTTCCCGCTTGCGCCGCTCGGCCCTCCCGCTTCGCCATCAGCAGCTGAAGGCGGCTGCGGCGCTGCTTGGCCAATGCGCCAGCTTTTACAGCCGACGTTTGGACGGGAATATTTGCAGCGAAGAACGGCAACAATAA
- a CDS encoding PepSY domain-containing protein, which yields MAWKKWVVGAAVGAAAVYAIRAASRPALLAPEKALAIAKQSLGGPRSIRGSWIQAAPERYEKNGLTYTVYRGGICRDDGDDEFWVNAYTGAIVDTRPL from the coding sequence ATGGCTTGGAAAAAATGGGTTGTTGGCGCCGCCGTCGGTGCCGCCGCCGTCTACGCCATCCGCGCCGCATCGCGGCCCGCGCTTCTTGCGCCGGAAAAAGCGCTGGCCATCGCGAAACAATCGCTCGGCGGGCCGCGCTCAATCCGCGGCTCATGGATTCAGGCCGCTCCGGAACGGTATGAGAAAAACGGGTTGACGTACACCGTCTACCGCGGCGGCATTTGCCGCGATGACGGGGATGACGAGTTTTGGGTGAACGCGTACACCGGCGCCATCGTCGACACGCGGCCGTTATAG